The proteins below come from a single uncultured Dethiosulfovibrio sp. genomic window:
- a CDS encoding AIR synthase-related protein, translated as MMSLEDLVQLGKLPPAELESQILRYRGAIRPEVLVGPGIGEDAAIIEWPDGKLLTVSSDPIVGAKEGAGRYLVHVNANDIACKGGDPAYMVVTLIVPLSMGKGFAERTMSEIDQECRKIGVAVVGGHTEITDRYENPVVMGTMIGTTQYRYRSESLAPGDVLLATKHIGLEGMAILAHDRPDLLKSASKEELEAMCRWLEDISVLPEATAIRHLSKFMHDPTEGGFLGGLSELSRLGRIGVEVDFSSLPLDPMTVRFSHELGFDPLKLISSGVLLAVVREADVEEALTVLAQGGIDGSVVGRIVEGPGNLEVSTEEELWRVLDMPRREIF; from the coding sequence GAGGTGCTGGTCGGTCCAGGAATAGGCGAGGACGCTGCCATCATAGAGTGGCCCGACGGAAAGCTCCTAACCGTATCGTCGGACCCTATCGTCGGAGCGAAAGAAGGGGCTGGCCGTTATTTAGTCCACGTAAACGCAAACGACATAGCCTGCAAGGGAGGGGACCCGGCCTACATGGTGGTTACCCTCATAGTCCCTCTTTCTATGGGGAAAGGTTTCGCCGAGAGGACTATGTCGGAAATAGATCAGGAGTGCCGAAAGATCGGGGTCGCAGTCGTAGGAGGTCACACCGAGATAACCGACCGCTACGAAAACCCTGTGGTCATGGGTACCATGATAGGGACCACCCAGTATCGATACAGGTCCGAGAGTCTTGCCCCAGGAGACGTTCTCTTGGCGACAAAGCATATAGGACTGGAAGGTATGGCGATACTGGCCCACGATAGGCCCGATCTGCTTAAATCCGCCTCTAAGGAAGAGCTGGAGGCCATGTGTCGATGGTTGGAGGATATATCGGTACTCCCTGAGGCCACCGCCATAAGGCACCTGTCCAAGTTTATGCACGATCCTACTGAGGGCGGCTTTCTCGGTGGCCTTTCGGAGCTTTCCCGTCTAGGTCGAATCGGAGTGGAGGTCGATTTTTCCTCCCTTCCTCTCGACCCTATGACCGTGAGGTTTTCCCATGAGCTAGGGTTTGATCCTCTTAAATTAATATCCTCCGGGGTCCTGCTGGCGGTGGTTCGGGAGGCAGACGTAGAGGAGGCCCTGACCGTGTTGGCTCAGGGCGGCATAGATGGTTCGGTGGTGGGCAGGATAGTCGAAGGTCCTGGAAACCTGGAGGTCTCCACGGAGGAGGAGCTTTGGAGAGTTCTTGATATGCCCAGAAGGGAGATTTTCTGA
- a CDS encoding aminopeptidase P family protein: protein MAFEHLWNRVNRLRKAMKESNLDAVLLLDMERFGWENVFYLSGFRGSSAAVLITDDDAVMATDGRYVAQASEQTPFRLLVQSKNQTLLDMAEEMLRRHGVKSCGFEGETITYSTYRRLKDFTVDWVDLEGMVPALRRKKDDLEVSIIVEASRIASKAYEMALQDVAPGMTELEFAQCLEGHIVSMGGEGGWPNSSFIVASGVRSSLPHGTASTKRMERGEWVTVDFGASYGGYMSDLTRNFSLGEVSDPEFIRIHEILQQAHRCGAEAIAPGKIGKDIDRVARSVIEGAGYGEFFGHGLGHGLGVEIHEAPRLSPRSLDVLEVGDVVTVEPGIYLPSRGGLRLEDDYLVTCEGSRRLSEGLSQDFVVLDL, encoded by the coding sequence ATGGCTTTTGAGCACCTTTGGAATAGAGTTAACAGGCTGAGGAAGGCGATGAAGGAGAGCAATCTGGATGCCGTTCTCCTTCTGGATATGGAGCGTTTCGGGTGGGAGAACGTTTTCTATCTCTCCGGTTTCAGAGGCAGTTCCGCCGCGGTTCTCATAACCGACGACGACGCTGTTATGGCTACCGACGGCAGATACGTCGCTCAGGCGTCGGAGCAGACCCCCTTCAGGCTTCTGGTCCAGAGCAAAAACCAGACCCTTCTGGATATGGCGGAGGAGATGTTGCGCCGACATGGAGTCAAGTCCTGCGGCTTTGAGGGAGAGACCATAACCTACAGTACCTATCGGAGACTGAAGGATTTTACGGTGGACTGGGTCGATCTGGAGGGAATGGTCCCCGCTCTCAGGAGAAAAAAGGACGATCTGGAGGTCTCCATTATTGTCGAGGCTTCTAGAATAGCCTCGAAGGCCTACGAAATGGCTTTGCAAGACGTAGCCCCAGGGATGACCGAGCTGGAGTTTGCCCAGTGCCTCGAGGGCCATATCGTCTCAATGGGAGGAGAGGGAGGCTGGCCTAACAGCTCCTTCATCGTCGCCTCAGGGGTGAGAAGCTCCCTTCCTCATGGGACCGCCTCCACTAAGAGGATGGAGAGAGGCGAGTGGGTCACCGTCGACTTTGGGGCATCCTACGGGGGATATATGTCCGACCTTACCAGAAACTTCTCCCTCGGGGAGGTCTCGGATCCCGAGTTTATACGTATACACGAAATACTTCAGCAGGCCCATCGATGTGGGGCGGAGGCAATCGCTCCGGGAAAGATCGGCAAGGATATAGACAGGGTAGCTAGATCGGTCATAGAAGGAGCTGGCTACGGAGAGTTCTTCGGTCACGGCTTGGGGCACGGTCTGGGAGTGGAGATACACGAGGCCCCTAGGCTGTCACCCCGTTCGCTGGACGTCCTTGAGGTCGGCGATGTTGTCACAGTAGAGCCAGGGATATACCTTCCCTCACGAGGAGGATTAAGGCTTGAGGACGATTATCTGGTGACTTGCGAAGGAAGCCGCAGGCTCTCCGAGGGACTTTCTCAGGATTTTGTGGTTCTCGACCTTTAG